DNA sequence from the Lycium barbarum isolate Lr01 chromosome 5, ASM1917538v2, whole genome shotgun sequence genome:
TGACGTTAATGCTTATTTGATTAATTCATACATTAGTTTTTCTTACTTTATAATTATGTGATTGTCCATATATTAAGCTAAGTTGATAGATTTAGGACACAGAATTATCACTTCTTACAcaaaatagataaaaaaaaataaaagcaatCATAATGATAAACGTTTAGTTGATTGTTTATTTCGTTTAtcatttttactttattttatgACTTATTTTGATGCTTAGTTTAAATAGGAAAAATGTAGACTTTTAAGTTGCCTTTTTAAGTGTTATGTCTTAAAGTAAGCAAGTGGGGGTCATAAGTCCACTTGTCAAGTAACAATGAAGCCTCACGTAAATAGCGTTTGTTATGTAACTCATAAAATAAAATTTCTCATAAAAATTGTACTTCTGGCCACATGCCGGAAGCTTTGAACTACACAATTCAatttaaggggttgtttggtaggtagtcaaaattatcccgggattataatctcgggactaatttatccatCTATTGAGATTATTTATACCaactaaaagatggtataaaataatcccagtataagtgagATAAGAAGGGATATCCATCTCTTGGgatgggatgcattttataccttgtttggtacaaggtataatttatcccaggataaatttataccttctaccaaatatggtacaaaaaattagtgctgggatatctcagcttataccatgcaccaaacgacccctaaaattCAGACTCAGCGTCCCAAAACtgggacacaaaaaaaaaaaagtaaatttcTACGCTCAAATAAGCAATGACTAAATTTAaatagggaaaagggtaaaaaatacaactctattttggaaaaagggctaaaaatatcctccgaatttattttggataaaaaatacccctctcatctttaaattttttaaatatacCTCTGTTTTGACGAAAATTATCtcccaaaataacccgaaatcattTAAACCCactcaactaaataataacccataaaatacccttattcccccaattccctcaaacttcaaacctaCGTATTGGGGGAATAAGGAGATCTTAtaggttattatttagttgggtcggatttaaatgatggagcgggtttaaaaaaataatttcggattattttgggggataatttccgtcaagacaagggtatatttgaaaactttaaggatgggaGGGATATTTTTAACCCCAAATTAGTTCGGAGTATATTTTTAGctctttttccaaagtagaggagTATTTTTTATCCTTTTCCCTTTTAAATACTTTGCAAAAACTGAATAGTTTTTAAACATATCCTAAATGGTAAAAATTCCATGGTACACACGGTAAGATTAACTTACATATGACTGAAGTTTAGACATTTATGTCTATAGTTCAAGTGAAATTTACTGAACTTGATCTATATGTGTATGAACTTCAGATAAAAATATCTTAAATACaagtaaaatatttgaaattcaagCAACAATGGTGGAATTCAACTACATAAAATGGCTGAACTTTTTTCAAATGGGCCTTAAAAATATCAACAATTTGTGCCTGAACTTCAACCATAAACCCATTATGTTTAAAATTTCTCCAAAGAGATAAACTTATAAATTTATACGCAATACAAATATGACTTAAATGGTAATCCGAAAATCAGGTATATATGCACCTCGCCTCTAAAATGCAATCTGTGACGTTAGATTTGTCTATATTGGGTTGAGGTAATGTACGGCGGATCTAGTACGGGGTCACAGTAAGCAGTCCGTGAAACCGCCCACAGCACATGATTTCTGTTTTGTCAGATACAAATCACTATCAACACAAGCACATATCCAGCCTGGCACCATCCTTTTTCCTCGAATTAATAATCAGTGGCCCCATTATCTTGACTCCTTTTATTATAACGAGTAAAACAATTAGTTTTTTCTACAACTttagtttatttaatttttttaaaaatagcgCACTCTTCATGTTAAAAAGCATATCTTAGCGAAGTAAGCAGGGCCATATACTAAAGAGTGTGAGATTGTGAATGACATTATTATATTGAAGTATGCATGCCATATACATCAACAGTTTCTAAACTTGTTCGATTTTTTGTTTTGACATATTACCGGATTTTCTTTTTAGACATTCCGACCTTAATTGTGCAATATTTATGACTTCACATTCGGGTGGCACAAAAAATATATTCACTTTATGTGAAGTTCATGAATCCTATTGTAATATTATAGGTTCCTTGCAAAGTTAGTGTTTATTTCATATAAAAATATACTTTAGAGGGATTCTTATGATTTTCCCTATTTTTATTAGTTGAAGAACAGGAAGCGTTTTGAATAAATTGTCCTTCTATTTTTACCCTTTGAACTAGACTTTTTCTTTGTTCACATAGTAATAGCAGCAAGAAAACATTAGACATATGAAGTTATAAGTTATGACAAATCACTGAAATTCGAAATTGTGTACTacagattattttataccatatgAACTGATAAATTATCCTTTTCAAAACCTCTTTTAGACACGTCAATATCAAAACGCTTTGGAGACATTCCATTTAACTTGTATGCTATCATACTAGACATTGCTTTTTGTTCACATAGTAAAAGGAGCAAAAAAGTTTTTAAGACATTTGATGTGTGAGTTGTAACACACCATGAAAATCCAATTTGTGGAGCCCGAATTTTTTTAACCCAAACGAATAATTTTTAAACCAaactaacctttttttttttaaaaaaagaatcaaattaggcttcacgcacaaaatctgtgcgtgaaaggattAAACTGTAACTTTTTGAGTTGATTCTTTCacacacagattctgtgcgtgaaagggggtaccttttttttttaagctatcaaaagcacgtttttttcatactttgggcaaagattagtcatgtttcaaaacccctaaatatcaatattttatatagaacttaatatttttttttgcgaACAATAacatcggctcattacatcaagtatacctaaacgtttggatcgtcgttttaggggttgtagagtgccccgaagtaagttctgtttgtttggaaacttgtcatctttgttctttggaaatcaaactcaaaattaagccttttttcgtactttgaccgaagattagtcacgtttcaaaacaccggaatataaatattttatatagaacttcattttttttttagcgtaaaataatgtcggctcattacatcaagtatacatatatgtttggatcgtcgttttaggggttgtaaagtgcctcgaagtaagtttggttatctttaagttttttttcgtattttgactgaagattagtcacgtttcaaaacgtcggaatataaatatttcatatagaacttaatatttttttagcgtacaataatatcggctcattacatcaaatatacatatgcctcttcactcacgtaaataaaaaataaggacgGGAGCTTAGgtagaaaactagttgtaaattgttgaaactttaaatggtcataactttgcgctcggatgtccgatttacgcgatttgttTTTGACCTGGGGTATTTTTTTGGAGATCTACGCGGAAAAACActgcaaggcggtttggccgagccgattttcaaAAAAACGcccgttatcccattcaatttgaattttgccccaaatttgtgcaaaaatttcattctttagtaaaaatctaatgataaaaaatctatttcgagatgctaatcccgtggtaatgatgttttgaatgtcaatttataggttcgaaattcaatttatgaaaacgagttagatagcattagtgaacattataaaaaataaaatgtgTCTACTTTGTTGCTTTCAGCAATTTGGCTTGGTGGTTTAGCCTCTTTTTTTTTACTTACTTCttttttatgccaacaacatgggatcaaaccttggtgggagcattgaatgagatatattataccttgattgaacctctcgtattggatgaattattttttaatataatattttaaaacacttaaatcaaaatcctataaaatatgacacttacaTCTAAAGATGACAAATTttcaagcaaacaaaacttacttcggcgcactttacaacccctaaaacgacgatccaaatgtttaggtatacttgatgtaatgagccgacgttattgtacgcaaaaaaatatattatattcTATATAAATTATTGATATTTcagggttttgaaacatgactaatctttgttcaaagtatgaaaaacaggtgattttgatagcttaaaaaaaaaaagtaccccctttcacgcacaaaatctgtgcgtgaaaggaccaaactcaaAAAATTACAGTTTGGTCTTTTCACGCACATATTTTGTGCGTGGAGcttactttgttttttttttttttaaagagttaatttgattccaaaagttattttttgGGATAAAAAAGTTCCGGGTCCAAATTTGTGTATACGATTTAATTTATAGCATCCGAGTTATTGAATTATGCTGTTGCAGACCCTTTTAGACACGTTAACATCAAGGCTAGTCGCTCTGAAGACACTCAATTCAGCATATAGCATCTGAATTGTTAAATTACCCTTTTAAAGATCTCTTTTAGTAGAAGATTATATGTACTCAATAAATATCAATGTATACTcagcattgttttaaaaggcagtgtcaggactcgccccggggctcgcctcggggcagggcagtggcaaaacgccctggggctaacgtgcggggcttagttcctatgaggcttacgccctaaacacgcctaacgccaacgcccagggctcgcctaacagtttttatacaaattattaaattccttaattaaaatcattcaccctcataattgtttaacaaaataatgatacttaatagtttttcatctatagaaatagaagattgggtgtaactcatataacaagtcgtagtattggatatttactatttgagaacgtcgtgagggtgaatatcacttaattttaaaaaaaaaaacacatagcggaattgtacattttcacttgtcattggtcataggttttcttttatttttttatgtaattttacctatttaaaaatatttattataattatattattttaagaaatactaaaaattaaatacccatggggcttacgcccggtgcctcgaggcttacgcctcgtcgaggcgtatgtaaaacgccccgccttacgcctcCACCTTTTAAAACAGTGATACTAAGTACTGACTAATAACCGATTTTTGAAAAGCCAGAGAAAAACATTCCTTTAACAGTTAccgttttttttgtttttattagtAACTTTTTAGAACTTTAActccttaaaagaaaaaaatcaaatcGCTTTATCCTCTAAATAGAAAAATCATAAATGAAGCAATTACTCAAATTAAGACACATCATCATATTTATTACTTTCTCCGTTTCAAAAAATAAGTACCGTTTTAACTCTTTTCATGCCATTGAGAAAAACAATAAATATATGGTACTTCTCcttctcaatttatatgacactctttctATTTTAATCAGTTTAAAAAAGAATAaacttttctatatttagaaataatttaacttgaaacgtccccttttacccttaatgaaatgatttactaccatacaaataatgagtTAATTCCTTGGATGGTCatccaaatttaggtaatttcctaCAAAAGTCACTTTTGTTTCATTTAGGATAATAAAGTCACTCATGTATCACCACTTTCCCTAAAAAGTACCGAAACACCTCAAAAGTCTCATTCTCTCCTAGTTGGCATGCCATGTCActaaagcctcattttattttattttaataatagACATATTCAACTCATTAAACTCAtttaatcaaattcatattttatacccTATTAAATATGACCTGGTTAAAATGCGGCAAAAAGAACAAACCATACTTTCTATTAAGCCACTTTTTCATATCTAAATTTTCTTTAAATCCCGATTCAATAATAGTATctttcaatttaaattaaaattcaagtaatttaatttttctattcaaattcaaGTTTTTTAAATAGCATATTTTTTGAGCCAATCATTTCTATAATATATCCAAATTCACTCCCTCTTGGTTGAAAGGAATTCTTAAACAATACTTTCCACATTAAAATAGAATTACACAGATAACATAAAGATTACATTCGTATCGGTTTAACTTTTAAGAAATCTAATAAAAtcgtatattttaaaaaataaaaccaGTGCAAATTTTTCCTCTTTATTTTTAGttatttatttttatgtatgtagTGTATAATTTTTGACATCTCCATTCCATATCATCGAGATCTTTTTATTTCTCAGAATTTTCATTACTATAATACttgttttaaaatattatattattattcttattttttatttttttattttgaaatattatattattagtcttatatgaaatataatatatattcttaatTTGTTTCATATTATGATATAGATATTCCGACTTGTCATGTAATGTCTAGCAATATATAAGCTAAAGCTCTAAGGTaattcaaattatttttttttaatttttaaaactcATATTTAGATTTAAAGAATCCATCTTTTACTAGTTTGTTCCTTTGCCGTTTTTAAACGGTTCATATTTGATTGCatataaaatatgaatttgattaaaTGAGTTTGATGTGTTAAACAAGTctattatttaaaaaatatgggGCTCTAATGACACGGCATGCCAACTAAGAGAGAAGGAGACTTTGAGGTGTTTAGGTACTTTTAGAGGAAAGTAGTGATACTTGATGATTTTATTGTCCTAAATGAAACAAAAGTAACTTTTGTAAGAAATTTCCTAAACTTGAGTGACCATCCAGGGAATTAACTCTACAAATAATAtaacttgttttagatcacaagtttcaaaagacttaatttctttcttaaactccgtacatagtcaaactatatcacataaattagaacgGAGGGAGCATTTTAGAATTGATCACTATTAAGAAAAAATAGTAATTCTTTAAATATAAAGGTATAGTTGGAAACAATATCGGTTACTAATTATTGTCTTGAATTTCTAAAACAACTATTAATTTTACCAAAAATGACTCTTATTtagggacggagggagtaactttCACAGCTCTAACtcccttaaaagaaaaaaaagaaaaaaaaatcgaattatCCCTAAATAGAAAAAACATAAATGAAGAAATTACTCAAATTAAGACACATAACAATGGGCTCGACGGTCACTTTACATAAACATTTTATTCTTCTCCCTTCATTTTTCccaaagcaaaaaaaataaaatcccCTTTTTAGCCTTCCATTCTCCCTCTTTCATTTCCCCACCAATCCTCGCCGTAATGCCGCCGGAAAACCACGTCATCACCACCGTGCTCCTCCTGTTTCTCATTCCAGCCACCGCTGCCGCCGCCGCAAAATTCCGTGAAGCACCAGCATTCCGTAACGGGCAAAACTGCCCAAAAAACACACCACCAATCCACATAGCAATGACCTTAGACTACACATCCCCTTACCTACGTGGCTCAATCGCAGCCGTCCTTTCCGTACTCCAACACGCCACGTGTCCTGAAAACACATTCTTCCACTTCTTAGCTGTGCACCATCACTCCAACAACCTCAACAAAACAATTACCTCAACTTTCCCTTACCTTAATTTCACCGTATCTCACTTTAACCCTACATTAGTACGTCACTTAATCTCCTCGTCAATTCGACGTGCACTTGATCAGCCCTTAAATTACGCCAGGATTTACCTAGCGGATTTACTGCCTCTAACGGTAAATAGGATTATTTACCTTGATTCTGATCTTATTGTTGTTGATGACGTGGCTAAGTTGTGGGATATTGAACTTGAAGGACGTGTTTTGGGTGCACCTGAATATTGTCATGCTAATTTCACTCATTATTTTACACATAAGTTTTGGTTTCATCCCACATTTTCGAATGTGTTTGAGAATAGAAGTCCGTGTTATTTTAATACTGGGGTTATGGTTATTGACTTGCAAAAATGGAGAAATGATGGCTATACGCGTAAACTTGAGCATTGGATGAGAGTTCAAAAGAGgtaattttgtatatatatgaaaTACCTTAATTTGGAGTATGATTATGTCTTTTAACACGTTTCTTCATTTAGATGTTCGGACATAAGTATTATTTGCCaatcaaagttttttttttttttttctaatagtTTTGTTTGCTATTTTGACCTATATTGcttgaatttttaaaaaatattgtgACATTTGTGTCGAATCCTTAAAAAATGCAGATTTTGTGGAATGGTTCGACCCACCGTAACAATATTTTTGAAATAGCAAAAATGAAGTTGAAATTTGATTGGTGAAGTATTTCAATTTTCAAGtgaaacttcaatttttttttccaaataaaacttcaattttttttccaaataaaaCTTGGCTAAATACTCCTTTGAACTTTAATTCCAAATTATGATCAAACTGAACCAAATATTGTGTTTTTGTGTTAAACATTTTAAAGGGTGTCCTTGAAACTTGAATTTGGGATTTCTATGTGCGTTGAAATTATGTCAAATGAGTGACAATGAAGCTCGAATCTTCGATATTATGTCAAATGAGTGACAGTGAAATTCGAATCTAAATTTTTGTATCGTGTttatatcatgttaaattgtgTGAATTATTTAGTAAAAAGATTTAAGCTATTAGAACatgtatatatttatttacttaattatatcttcAAATACAGATACAGAATCTACGAACTAGGTTCATTGCCGCCATTTCTACTAGTATTCGCCGGAAATGTAAAGCAAGTGGAGCACAGATGGAACCAACATGGGCTAGGTGGTGATAATCTTGAAGGACAGTGTAGGGATTTACATCCAGGCCCAGTGAGCTTATTACATTGGAGTGGAAAAGGGAAGCCATGGCTAAGATTGGACTCAAAGAAACCATGCCCTTTGGATAGCTTATGGGCACCCTACGATTTGTTCCGACATGAATCACTGTTTTCGGATAGCTGAATAATGCAGGAGACTCGAATCCGAAACCTCTAATTAAGTATTTTTTGCTAGGCGTGATTTTATTTTCAGAACTCGAACTCGAACTCACTCGAACTCGAACTCGAAATCGTTAGTTAAGAATGAGTGAATACTCGTCATGGACCACAATGTATGATGGTGGTAGAATAATTGTTTAGAGTGAGCTGGAGACAGTGATACTTAGTTTGTAAAAAGACGAATGAGGACAAAGGTATATAGGATAGGGTGATGTGGGGGGGGAGGGTACTGTTGGGATCCAGTGCAGAAAGAATCACCTTTGTTATTGGTGGGGTTAAAGAGAATTTTAACAGTTGGATTGAGGTAAATGGTGGATTTACCAAAGTGGGGTCATATGGGGATGGCGTGGAGGTTTTTGATTGGTGGATGGGAACTTGATAATGGGATTTTTGGAAGGAAGTGAATGGATTAATGGGAGGATAGAGTGTTGCTTTCATAGATGTTTTTTGTTGTTTGGATGATTTATATGGACTTTTTACCTACTTCAATTAtttgcctctttttttttcttttttttcttttcctttgggCTGTCATTCATAAATCATGAAAATTTGTTGTTTGACTCTTTGATTGAATTTCTTTATATCTTATTTTTATGGTCCACATCAAATCCACAATTTTTGTTAGGATCGTTTTGGAATTTTTATTGAATAGTTTTCGAAATTTTGAAACTTCTTGGTGTTTTCAATTAGCTTATACTTCTTATAGATGTTGTTATCCATTCTAATTTGAGGAAAAAATGACGAGGCAATGATAGAAATCTTTGGGAATACTTTTTTGGATAAACGAAAAAAGAAATTGTGTTTGGGTatttaatcttttttttcttctaaagttaCTATGAGTGTTTTCACCCTAAAAATTGAACTACTCCAGACAGGCAACTCTAATGGATGGATTTTTGTTCTAATTTTGAAGAAAAATGTTGGAACTTCATCCTCTAGAGAGGAACTTCCTAACTAAGTTTCCTAAAAATATTAATAAACTAAAAAGCTGGAGAACTTTTGGAAATTATTAAAACCAACGTCGTAGTCCAATTTGCTAAATAAAACTCAAGCCTTTTGTCATTGATAATCCTACTAATGCTTAATGATTAAGCAATGTGACCCTGAGATAACATTGACTTAGATTATATATTTGAGAATAAATTTACTAGAGGATAATTTGACCTTGAAATTTAAAATGTTATTGCACTTTCTTTGTGTTATTTTGCTATTTTAAGACCTCCTTTGTTACTTGGTCATAGCTTTTGCTTAAGAAAAGAAATTATGAATTGAATTATCATGATTTCCATCCCaacagaaaaaggaaaaataaattttaataaccATCAAGAGTTTATGGAGCATCACCCAGATTATTCTTACACTTCCAAAGCCAAAAATATATACTAAAAACAAAGAGAAATTAACTTAAATAACCGTCTCCTCAAAACAATAACTAGCAAATGTATACTATATGTACATTGAATAGCGACTCTAAATATTTTTGTTCGAgcggtctatatatatataagttccctCAAAAGAAATCCATTTGTCCCAAAATATTAGCACACTTTGTGCTTTTGAAAGTATGATTAATTAAATAACCAAAATAAGGACAGATGTCTTTGTTAATATTCCTTGCTAGTGTAAAGGACTTTTAAGCTATTAGGTCATCATtatttattctatttttattttcaaGATTATATATCTTCATTCTTATGAATAATTACTTGTATATATCTTTTGGATGATATGATAGTATTAAATAACTTATACGAGCGGATCAATTTCAACTTGTGCAACTCTGAACTATTCTATTGAGTAATGTTACCCAGCTCCTAGCTACTAGCAAACATATCGTTGATTCCGTCCATCAAAGCTTAGGCGGATGG
Encoded proteins:
- the LOC132641825 gene encoding probable galacturonosyltransferase-like 3; the protein is MPPENHVITTVLLLFLIPATAAAAAKFREAPAFRNGQNCPKNTPPIHIAMTLDYTSPYLRGSIAAVLSVLQHATCPENTFFHFLAVHHHSNNLNKTITSTFPYLNFTVSHFNPTLVRHLISSSIRRALDQPLNYARIYLADLLPLTVNRIIYLDSDLIVVDDVAKLWDIELEGRVLGAPEYCHANFTHYFTHKFWFHPTFSNVFENRSPCYFNTGVMVIDLQKWRNDGYTRKLEHWMRVQKRYRIYELGSLPPFLLVFAGNVKQVEHRWNQHGLGGDNLEGQCRDLHPGPVSLLHWSGKGKPWLRLDSKKPCPLDSLWAPYDLFRHESLFSDS